One Gloeobacter morelensis MG652769 DNA window includes the following coding sequences:
- a CDS encoding tetratricopeptide repeat protein, which translates to MQEAFGNLTREYKRARALLDELDDAIDGIEKQRHPVLLDQSKKLGRQLRLARVLLHDLDGLAADYPMSPALKELLIDVDRQLDRCDRLEDCLARLAPATAVPAANLAPLVDNLPPGDLFVGREAEMAQCLEGLSPQERGWGVVIDGQGGLGKTSLALAVAHFCRREGCFGAYLWVSAKTTVLTPRGVQKDTLAPTSLDALLDELGRLLGTEVHRLSSTAQKRQHLERALQGTRALLVLDNLETLSAEDRQEVGEFLRRLPRDCKAIVTSRRRSGESAVTVRLDRLPWQTARELFGRLAEGDAAVRALVDTLGEVGTQKLYEAAGGSPLALRWTVRLITEKDYSFARVLDLLGQAAMTSDLHGFVFAEALEQTSPADQRVFAALALFRAPASLDLLAAASGLDGETVRAACERLVQLSLAESEAEHERFHLLPLTRALARTRVDTETGFRYAQACLAFARAHGGDHPEDFAGYERLEAEWPNLEGCLMWLQETGGNGFTPLQKRAAAMLPELIRVLRRFLWFRGYWNELVQVGKQSFDIATATEQWLGAVWGAQCLVWVYGPYARNEPEEAERWMQRLLYAAAQCGIKDEVDIYRQRWEGLRARARGDFDRAEVHLQAVLYYCRAQGSVRQLATVLNDLGSVACDRKDYDRAHTYYQQAYAQAHKLQEERASIALNLGLVALHRQDLPLAQRWLQEGLGLAEAIHRRDLVAEGQFRLARVLARLERRPEARDLAEQALSTFERLRHTSLEAARALSRELTQERAD; encoded by the coding sequence ATGCAAGAGGCTTTTGGCAACCTGACGCGCGAATACAAGCGGGCGCGGGCGTTGCTTGACGAACTGGACGATGCCATCGACGGCATCGAAAAGCAGCGCCATCCGGTCCTGCTCGACCAGAGCAAAAAACTCGGAAGACAGTTGCGCCTGGCGCGCGTGCTGCTGCACGACCTGGACGGATTGGCCGCCGACTATCCGATGAGCCCGGCCCTCAAAGAGCTGCTCATCGATGTGGACCGGCAACTCGACCGCTGCGACCGCCTCGAGGATTGCCTGGCGCGCTTGGCCCCGGCGACGGCGGTTCCGGCCGCCAACCTCGCCCCCCTAGTCGATAATTTGCCGCCCGGCGACCTGTTTGTGGGGCGGGAGGCAGAAATGGCCCAGTGCCTGGAGGGACTCAGCCCCCAGGAGCGCGGCTGGGGGGTGGTGATCGACGGGCAGGGGGGACTGGGCAAGACTTCACTGGCACTCGCGGTGGCCCACTTCTGCCGTCGCGAAGGCTGCTTCGGCGCCTACCTGTGGGTGAGTGCCAAGACGACGGTGCTCACCCCCCGCGGCGTCCAGAAGGATACCCTGGCTCCGACTTCCCTCGATGCGCTGCTCGACGAGTTGGGCCGACTGCTGGGCACCGAGGTGCACCGGCTGAGTTCGACCGCACAAAAGCGCCAGCACCTGGAGCGCGCCTTGCAGGGCACCCGTGCCCTGCTGGTGCTCGACAATCTCGAAACCCTGAGCGCCGAGGATCGCCAGGAGGTGGGCGAATTTCTCAGGCGCCTGCCGCGCGACTGCAAGGCGATCGTCACCAGCCGCCGCCGCTCCGGTGAGAGTGCGGTGACTGTCCGCCTCGACCGGCTGCCCTGGCAGACGGCCCGCGAATTGTTCGGCCGCTTGGCTGAGGGCGATGCGGCTGTGCGCGCACTGGTCGACACCCTGGGCGAAGTGGGCACCCAAAAACTGTACGAGGCGGCGGGCGGTTCACCGCTGGCCTTGCGCTGGACCGTGCGCCTGATCACCGAAAAAGACTACAGCTTCGCGCGGGTACTAGATCTGCTGGGTCAGGCCGCCATGACCAGCGATCTGCACGGCTTTGTCTTTGCTGAGGCGCTTGAGCAGACAAGCCCGGCCGATCAGCGGGTGTTTGCGGCTCTGGCGCTGTTTCGCGCCCCGGCGTCGCTTGATTTGCTCGCGGCGGCCAGCGGCCTGGACGGCGAAACGGTGCGCGCCGCCTGCGAGCGGTTGGTGCAGTTGTCCCTCGCCGAGAGCGAAGCGGAGCACGAGCGCTTTCACCTGCTGCCCCTGACCCGTGCCCTCGCGCGCACCCGCGTCGACACCGAGACGGGCTTTCGCTACGCCCAGGCCTGTCTCGCCTTCGCCCGCGCCCACGGCGGCGACCATCCCGAGGATTTTGCCGGTTACGAGCGGCTGGAGGCGGAGTGGCCCAACCTCGAAGGCTGCCTGATGTGGCTGCAGGAGACGGGCGGCAACGGCTTCACGCCGCTGCAAAAGCGCGCCGCCGCGATGCTGCCGGAGCTGATTCGGGTGCTGCGCCGGTTTTTGTGGTTTCGCGGTTACTGGAACGAACTGGTGCAGGTCGGCAAACAAAGTTTCGATATCGCCACCGCTACCGAGCAGTGGCTGGGGGCGGTGTGGGGTGCCCAGTGCCTGGTATGGGTCTACGGCCCCTACGCGCGCAACGAACCGGAGGAGGCCGAGCGCTGGATGCAGCGGCTGCTGTACGCGGCGGCCCAGTGCGGCATCAAAGACGAGGTGGACATCTACCGGCAGCGCTGGGAGGGTCTGCGCGCCCGCGCCCGCGGCGACTTCGACCGCGCCGAGGTCCACCTGCAGGCGGTGCTCTATTACTGCCGCGCCCAGGGCAGCGTGCGCCAGCTGGCCACCGTCCTCAACGACCTGGGCAGCGTCGCCTGCGACCGCAAAGATTACGATCGCGCCCACACTTATTACCAGCAGGCCTACGCCCAGGCCCACAAGTTGCAGGAGGAGCGCGCGAGCATCGCCCTCAACCTGGGCCTGGTCGCCCTGCACCGGCAGGATCTGCCCCTGGCGCAGCGCTGGCTGCAAGAAGGACTGGGATTGGCCGAGGCTATCCACCGCCGCGACCTGGTGGCAGAGGGCCAGTTTCGGCTTGCCCGGGTCCTGGCCCGCCTCGAGCGCCGCCCCGAGGCGCGGGATCTAGCCGAGCAGGCCCTCTCCACCTTCGAGCGTCTGCGGCACACCAGCCTGGAAGCGGCGCGCGCACTGAGCCGGGAACTGACCCAGGAGCGGGCCGACTAG